A region from the Canis lupus familiaris isolate Mischka breed German Shepherd chromosome 3, alternate assembly UU_Cfam_GSD_1.0, whole genome shotgun sequence genome encodes:
- the MESP2 gene encoding mesoderm posterior protein 2, with protein sequence MAQSPPLRGLLGHDHWASPRGWGWAGHPDSTSPASSSDSSGSCPCDGARGPSQPAPPARSGRAAEAAPTAPARARSAAAGGPRQSASEREKLRMRTLARALHELRRFLPPSVAPAGQSLTKIETLRLAIRYIGHLSAVLGLSEESLQRRRRRRGDAAAPPCCQLCPDGGGGGPAQAQTQTPVQVQVQARAPGGLGSAAPWGSPPARPGALVAPERLGNGVPDVDPWVTPPYCPAMQSPPQLSQGRAPDAVLWTPPQACSGTQTSPEPRNQATPWTPPPAAPELAVVYQGISVSPESCLLPETPPLLSRPACQRLQPQTQWGCWSHSVEVLPSSENQGPGSAFQLGDESPSQSSGLQLSGCPELWQEDLEGAHLGIFY encoded by the exons ATGGCCCAGTCCCCTCCTCTGCGCGGCCTTCTGGGCCACGACCACTGGGCCTCaccccggggctggggctgggccggCCACCCCGACTCCACGTCCCCGGCCTCCTCCTCGGATTCGTCGGGCTCGTGCCCCTGCGACGGCGCCCGCGGCCCCTCGcagcccgcgcccccggcccgcaGCGGCCGCGCCGCAGAGGCCGCCCCGACGGCGCCCGCACGAGCCCGCAGCGCAGCGGCCGGCGGCCCGCGGCAGAGCGCCAGCGAGCGCGAGAAGCTGCGCATGCGCACGCTCGCCCGCGCCCTGCACGAGCTGCGCCGCTTTCTGCCGCCGTCCGTGGCGCCCGCCGGCCAGAGCCTCACCAAGATCGAGACGCTGCGCCTGGCCATCCGCTACATCGGCCACCTGTCGGCCGTGCTGGGCCTCAGCGAGGAGAGCCTGCAgcgccggcggcggcggcgtggcGACGCGGCGGCGCCTCCGTGCTGCCAGCTCTGCcccgacggcggcggcggcggccccgcgcAGGCGCAGACGCAGACGccggtgcaggtgcaggtgcaggcgcGCGCCCCGGGGGGCCTGGGCTCCGCGGCGCCCTGGGGGtccccgccggcccggcccggagCGCTAGTGGCGCCCGAGCGCCTGGGGAACGGGGTGCCGGACGTGGATCCCTGGGTTACACCCCCTTACTGCCCTGCGATGCAGTCGCCCCCGCAACTCTCCCAAGGGAGAGCCCCCGACGCTGTCCTTTGGACACCGCCCCAAGCCTGTTCCGGAACTCAGACGTCCCCAGAACCGAGGAACCAGGCCACGCCCTGGACGCCGCCCCCTGCGGCCCCCGAGCTGGCTGTAGTATACCAG GGTATCTCAGTGTCTCCAGAGTCCTGTCTGTTGCCAGAAACCCCACCCCTCCTGTCCCGCCCAGCATGCCAGAGACTCCAGCCTCAGACCCAATGGGGATGCTGGAGCCACAGCGTAGAGGTGCTCCCCAGCTCAGAGAACCAGGGACCAGGCTCTGCCTTCCAGCTCGGTGATGAAAGCCCTTCCCAGAGCTCAGGCCTGCAGCTCAGTGGCTGCCCTGAACTTTGGCAAGAAGATTTGGAAGGGGCCCACCTGGGCATCTTCTACTAA
- the ANPEP gene encoding aminopeptidase N, translating into MAKGFYISKALGILAIVLGIAAVSTIIALSVVYAQEKNKNAESSPVSSPVSSPVSSPVSPTNPSTTAATTLAQSKPWNHYRLPKTLIPSSYNVTLRPYLTPNSNGLYTFKGSSTVRFTCKESTSMIIIHSKKLNYTNIQGQRVALRGVGGSQAPAIDRTELVEVTEYLVVHLREPLQVNSQYEMDSKFEGELADDLAGFYRSEYTENGVKKVLATTQMQAADARKSFPCFDEPAMKATFNITLIHPSNLVALSNMLPRGPSVPFTEEPNWNVTEFETTPIMSTYLLAYIVSEFKNVQENTPSNVLIRIWARPSAMDQGHGNYALRVTGPILDFFSRHYDTPYPLNKSDQIALPDFNAGAMENWGLVTYRESALLYDPQSSSIGNKERVVTVIAHELAHQWFGNLVTLEWWNDLWLNEGFASYVEYLGADYAEPTWNLKDLIVLNEVYRVMAVDALASSHPLSSPASEVNTPAQISEVFDSISYSKGASVLRMLSSFLTEDLFKKGVASYLHTFAYQNTIYLDLWNHLQWALGNQTAINLPYTVNAIMDRWILQMGFPVVTVDTTTGTLSQKHFLLDPQSNVTRPSKFNYLWIIPISSVKSGTQQAHYWMPDNAKVQNDLFKTTGDEWVLLNLNVTGYYLVNYDQNNWKKIHTQLQTDLSVIPVINRAQVIHDTFDLASAQIVPVTLALNSTLFLNQETEYMPWEAALSSLSYFKLMFDRSEVYGPMKNYLRKQVTPLFNHFEKITQNWTDHPQTLTEQYNEINAVSTACTYGVPKCKDLVSTLFAEWRKNPQNNPIYPNLRSTVYCNAIAQGGEEEWNFVWEQFRNTSLVNEADKLRSALACSTQVWILNRYLSYTLNPEFIRKQDVISTLSSIASNVIGQSLAWDFIQSNWKKLFEDYGTGSFSFSNLIQAVTRRFSTEFELQQLEQFKANNMDTGFGSGTRALEQALEKTKANIKWVKENKEAVLQWFRENSQ; encoded by the exons AGCTCCTACAACGTGACGCTGAGGCCATACCTCACCCCTAACAGTAATGGCCTGTACACCTTCAAAGGCTCCAGCACAGTTCGCTTCACGTGCAAGGAGTCCACCAGCATGATCATCATCCACAGCAAGAAGCTGAACTACACCAACATCCAGGGGCAGCGGGTGGCCCTGCGGGGCGTGGGGGGTTCCCAGGCTCCTGCCATTGACAGGACCGAGCTGGTGGAGGTCACCGAGTACCTGGTGGTGCACCTGCGGGAGCCACTGCAGGTCAACAGCCAATATGAGATGGACAGTAAGTTTGAGGGGGAGCTGGCCGACGACCTGGCGGGCTTCTACCGCAGCGAGTATACAGAGAATGGTGTCAAAAA GGTGCTGGCCACAACACAGATGCAGGCTGCAGATGCCCGGAAATCCTTCCCGTGCTTTGACGAGCCAGCCATGAAGGCCACGTTCAACATCACCCTCATCCACCCCAGCAACCTTGTGGCCCTGTCTAACATGCTGCCCAGAG GTCCCAGTGTCCCTTTTACCGAAGAACCCAACTGGAATGTCACTGAGTTTGAAACCACGCCTATCATGTCTACTTACCTGCTGGCCTACATCGTTAGCGAGTTTAAGAATGTGCAGGAGAACACGCCCAGTAATGTCCTG ATCCGGATCTGGGCTCGGCCAAGTGCGATGGACCAAGGCCATGGAAATTATGCCCTGAGGGTGACAGGCCCCATCCTAGACTTCTTTTCCAGACATTATGACACACCCTACCCCCTCAATAAATCTG ACCAGATTGCCTTACCTGACTTCAATGCTGGTGCCATGGAGAACTGGGGGCTGGTGACCTACCGGGAGAGTGCGCTGTTGTATGACCCGCAGTCTTCCTCCATCGGCAACAAGGAGCGCGTGGTCACTGTGATTGCTCATGAGCTGGCCCACCAG TGGTTTGGGAATCTGGTGACCTTGGAATGGTGGAATGACCTGTGGCTGAATGAGGGCTTTGCCTCCTACGTGGAGTACCTGGGCGCTGACTATGCAGAGCCTACCTGGAATCTG AAAGACCTCATAGTGCTGAATGAAGTATACCGTGTGATGGCGGTAGATGCGCTGGCCTCTTCCCACCCTCTGTCCTCGCCTGCCAGCGAGGTCAACACCCCGGCCCAGATCAGTGAGGTGTTCGACTCCATCTCCTACAGCAAG ggAGCTTCTGTTCTCAGGATGCTCTCCAGCTTCCTGACTGAGGACCTGTTCAAGAAGGGTGTGGCA TCCTACCTTCATACCTTTGCCTACCAAAACACCATCTACCTGGACCTGTGGAACCACCTGCAGTGG GCTTTAGGCAATCAGACAGCCATCAACCTGCCTTACACAGTGAACGCCATCATGGACCGCTGGATCCTGCAGATGGGCTTCCCCGTCGTCACTGTGGACACCACCACAGGCACCCTCTCCCAGAAGCACTTCCTTCTTGACCCTCAGTCCAACGTCACCCGCCCCTCAAAGTTCAA CTACCTGTGGATTATACCCATCTCTTCTGTCAAAagtggcacacagcaggcacacTACTGGATGCCAGACAATGCAAAAG TCCAGAATGACCTGTTCAAAACCACCGGTGATGAGTGGGTCCTGCTGAACCTCAATGTGACGGGCTACTACCTGGTGAACTATGACCAGAACAACTGGAAGAAGATCCATACTCAGCTGCAGACAGACCTGTCG GTCATCCCTGTCATCAACCGGGCTCAGGTCATCCATGACACCTTCGACCTGGCCAG TGCCCAAATCGTCCCTGTCACTCTGGCGCTGAACAGCACCCTCTTCCTGAACCAAGAGACAGAGTACATGCCCTGGGAGGCCGCCCTGAGCAGCCTGAGCTACTTCAAGCTCATGTTCGACCGCTCTGAGGTCTACGGCCCCATGAAG AACTACCTGAGGAAGCAGGTCACACCTctctttaatcattttgaaaaaatcaCCCAAAACTGGACCGATCACCCACAGACCCTCACAGAACA GTACAACGAGATTAATGCCGTCAGCACCGCCTGCACTTATGGGGTTCCTAAGTGTAAGGACCTGGTCTCAACTCTTTTCGCAGAGTGGAGGAAGAACCCCCAAAATAACCC GATCTACCCCAACCTGCGGTCTACCGTGTACTGCAACGCCATTGCCCAGGGTGGCGAGGAGGAGTGGAACTTTGTGTGGGAGCAGTTTAGGAACACTTCGCTGGTAAACGAGGCTGACAAACTCCGCTCAGCCCTGGCATGCAGCACCCAGGTCTGGATCCTGAACAG GTACCTGAGTTACACCCTGAACCCTGAATTCATCCGGAAGCAAGATGTCATCTCCACTCTTAGCAGCATCGCCAGCAATGTCATCGGGCAAAGTCTGGCCTGGGACTTCATTCAGAGCAACTGGAAAAAGCTCTTTGAGGA CTATGGCACcggctccttctccttctccaacCTCATCCAGGCAGTGACCCGACGATTTTCCACTGAGTTTGAGCTGCAGCAG CTGGAGCAATTCAAGGCAAACAACATGGACACGGGCTTCGGCTCAGGCACCCGGGCTCTGGAGCAAGCCCTGGAGAAGACCAAAGCAAACATCAAGTGGGTGAAAGAAAACAAGGAGGCAGTACTCCAGTGGTTCAGAGAAAACAGCCAATAG